A stretch of the Cellulomonas sp. WB94 genome encodes the following:
- the ettA gene encoding energy-dependent translational throttle protein EttA, translating into MAEFIYTMYKTRKAHGDKVILDDVTLNFLPGAKIGVVGPNGAGKSTILKIMAGLEQPSNGEARLSPGYTVGILMQEPALNEDKTVLGNVEEGVAEIKGKIDRFNEISALMAEPDADFDTLLEEMGVLQEAIDAAEAWDLDAQLEQAMDALRCPPPDADVSVLSGGERRRVALCKLLLEKPDLLLLDEPTNHLDAESVLWLEQHLAAYHGAILAVTHDRYFLDHVAEWICEVDRGRLYPYEGNYSTYLEKKQARLEVQGKKDQKLAKRLAEELAWVRSNAKGRQTKSKSRLARYEEMAAEADRTRKLDFEDIQIPPGPRLGGLVLEASNLRKGFDDRVLIDGLSFTLPRNGIVGVIGPNGVGKTTLFKTIVGLEPLDGGELKIGETVKISYVDQSRGGIDPKKSLWEVVSDGLDYIKVGNVEMPSRAYVAAFGFKGPDQQKAAGILSGGERNRLNLALTLKEGGNLLLLDEPTNDLDVETLGSLENALLEFPGCAVVVSHDRWFLDRVVTHILAYEGTAEDPGSWYWFEGNFASYEENKVARLGPDAARPHRVTYRKLTRD; encoded by the coding sequence GTGGCTGAGTTCATCTACACCATGTACAAGACGCGCAAGGCGCACGGCGACAAGGTCATCCTCGATGACGTCACCCTGAACTTCCTGCCCGGCGCGAAGATCGGCGTCGTCGGGCCGAACGGTGCCGGCAAGTCGACGATCCTCAAGATCATGGCCGGGCTCGAGCAGCCGTCGAACGGTGAGGCGCGCCTGAGCCCGGGGTACACGGTCGGCATCCTCATGCAGGAGCCCGCGCTCAACGAGGACAAGACGGTCCTCGGCAACGTCGAAGAGGGCGTCGCCGAGATCAAGGGCAAGATCGACCGCTTCAACGAGATCTCCGCGCTGATGGCCGAGCCCGACGCCGACTTCGACACGCTGCTCGAGGAGATGGGCGTCCTGCAGGAGGCCATCGACGCAGCCGAGGCCTGGGACCTCGACGCGCAGCTCGAGCAGGCCATGGACGCGCTGCGCTGCCCCCCGCCCGACGCCGACGTGTCGGTCCTGTCCGGTGGTGAGCGTCGCCGCGTCGCGCTGTGCAAGCTTCTCCTGGAGAAGCCCGACCTGCTGCTTCTTGACGAGCCCACCAACCACCTCGACGCGGAGAGCGTGCTGTGGCTCGAGCAGCACCTGGCGGCCTACCACGGCGCGATCCTCGCGGTCACCCACGACCGGTACTTCCTCGACCACGTCGCGGAGTGGATCTGTGAGGTCGACCGGGGTCGCCTCTACCCGTACGAGGGCAACTACTCGACGTACCTCGAGAAGAAGCAGGCGCGGCTCGAGGTCCAGGGCAAGAAGGACCAGAAGCTCGCCAAGCGGCTCGCGGAGGAGCTCGCGTGGGTGCGCTCGAACGCCAAGGGACGCCAGACCAAGTCCAAGTCGCGACTCGCGCGCTACGAGGAGATGGCGGCCGAGGCCGACCGCACGCGCAAGCTCGATTTCGAGGACATCCAGATCCCGCCGGGCCCGCGGCTCGGGGGGCTCGTCCTCGAGGCGAGCAACCTGCGCAAGGGCTTCGACGACCGGGTGCTCATCGACGGGCTCAGCTTCACTCTGCCGCGCAACGGCATCGTCGGCGTGATCGGTCCGAACGGCGTCGGCAAGACGACGCTGTTCAAGACCATCGTCGGCCTCGAGCCGCTCGACGGTGGCGAGCTCAAGATCGGTGAGACGGTCAAGATCTCCTACGTCGACCAGTCGCGCGGCGGCATCGACCCGAAAAAGTCGCTGTGGGAGGTCGTCTCCGACGGCCTCGACTACATCAAGGTCGGCAACGTCGAGATGCCCTCGCGGGCGTATGTCGCGGCGTTCGGGTTCAAGGGCCCGGACCAGCAGAAGGCTGCCGGCATCCTCTCGGGCGGCGAGCGCAACCGGCTGAACCTGGCGCTGACGCTCAAGGAGGGCGGCAACCTGCTGCTTCTCGACGAGCCCACCAACGACCTCGACGTCGAGACGCTCGGATCGCTCGAGAACGCCCTGCTCGAGTTCCCGGGCTGTGCGGTGGTCGTCTCTCACGACCGGTGGTTCCTCGACCGGGTGGTCACTCACATCCTCGCGTACGAGGGCACCGCGGAGGACCCGGGCAGCTGGTACTGGTTCGAGGGCAACTTTGCCTCCTACGAGGAGAACAAGGTCGCGCGCCTCGGTCCGGATGCCGCCCGTCCGCACCGGGTGACGTACCGCAAGCTGACCCGCGACTGA
- a CDS encoding GTPase gives MTETTRAFEREGFAAVHGHLAGAATRELTERVEQVEEALAVGGDRLDPTVAARVAVSVEQVRERLELGVDHTIVALLGGTGSGKSSLFNAVCGLEFADVGVKRPTTSAVSACVWGEGGEALLDWLGVAEDRRIERESLLDGETEVPLRGLVLLDLPDHDSIAPAHRVVVDRLVPMADLLVWVVDPQKYADDALHSGYLRHLVGHEASMVVVLNQVDTLGPDVRDELVVDLARLLVEDGLEGVAIRTASARTGEGVPELRDRLAAVVARRSVAAERAGAELNDAATLLGSQVAGREPGSARLDVTHVVDLLTEAAGLRAIADAVGAVVRGGARTVPAFGLVQSDTVALARSGWIASVTRAVPVRWQEAVAGRVASADQLRREVDDVLAHVTVATRRSRLATGLFASALVLSGCALAAASVALGLRIGGGSGSTDDGPWAWLAAGGLLVGAVLLAVGGHLARRTAARRRSERVLREGRAALEGVARRLLADPTVEVFAEHRRVRELADAVTAR, from the coding sequence GTGACGGAGACGACGAGGGCGTTCGAGCGCGAGGGTTTCGCGGCCGTGCACGGTCATCTCGCCGGGGCGGCGACGCGTGAGCTGACCGAACGCGTCGAGCAGGTCGAGGAGGCACTCGCTGTCGGCGGAGACCGGCTGGACCCGACGGTCGCCGCTCGGGTCGCCGTATCGGTCGAGCAGGTGCGGGAGCGTCTCGAGCTCGGCGTCGACCACACGATCGTCGCGCTGCTCGGCGGCACCGGATCGGGCAAGTCCAGCCTGTTCAACGCGGTGTGCGGGCTCGAGTTCGCCGACGTCGGCGTGAAGCGCCCCACCACGTCTGCGGTCTCGGCCTGCGTCTGGGGTGAAGGCGGCGAGGCGCTGCTCGACTGGCTCGGGGTCGCTGAGGACCGGCGCATCGAGCGTGAGAGCCTGCTCGACGGCGAGACCGAGGTGCCGCTGCGCGGGCTCGTGCTGCTCGACCTGCCGGACCATGACTCGATCGCGCCGGCGCACCGCGTCGTCGTCGACCGCCTCGTGCCGATGGCGGATCTCCTCGTCTGGGTCGTGGACCCGCAGAAGTACGCGGACGACGCCCTGCACTCGGGCTACCTGCGTCACCTCGTCGGGCACGAGGCGTCGATGGTCGTCGTGCTCAACCAGGTGGACACGCTCGGTCCGGACGTCCGCGACGAGCTCGTCGTCGACCTGGCGCGCTTGCTGGTCGAGGACGGCCTCGAGGGTGTCGCGATCCGGACGGCCTCGGCGCGGACAGGCGAGGGTGTCCCCGAGCTCCGCGACCGGCTCGCAGCCGTGGTCGCTCGGCGCAGCGTGGCAGCCGAGCGGGCGGGCGCGGAGCTCAACGACGCGGCCACGCTGCTCGGGAGCCAGGTCGCGGGACGTGAGCCCGGCTCGGCTCGGCTCGACGTGACCCACGTGGTCGACCTCCTGACCGAGGCTGCCGGTCTGCGCGCGATCGCCGACGCTGTCGGAGCGGTCGTGCGCGGGGGAGCGCGGACCGTGCCCGCTTTCGGCCTGGTCCAGTCCGACACCGTTGCGCTCGCTCGCTCTGGCTGGATCGCCTCGGTGACACGCGCGGTCCCGGTGCGGTGGCAGGAGGCGGTCGCTGGGCGCGTCGCGTCGGCCGACCAGCTGCGGCGCGAGGTCGACGACGTCCTGGCGCACGTCACGGTGGCCACACGTCGTTCTCGCCTCGCCACGGGACTGTTCGCCTCGGCACTGGTGCTGTCCGGCTGCGCGCTCGCGGCGGCATCGGTCGCTCTGGGCCTCCGGATCGGTGGCGGGTCGGGATCGACCGACGACGGTCCGTGGGCCTGGCTGGCGGCGGGCGGGCTGCTCGTGGGCGCCGTGCTCCTCGCGGTCGGTGGGCACCTGGCGCGTCGAACCGCGGCCCGACGACGCTCGGAGCGTGTGCTGCGCGAGGGGCGCGCCGCTCTCGAGGGCGTCGCGCGTCGGCTGCTCGCCGACCCGACGGTCGAGGTGTTCGCCGAGCACCGTCGCGTGCGCGAGCTCGCCGACGCCGTGACCGCCCGCTGA
- a CDS encoding GTPase, translating to MTARRRSPGSGLDLAARIEALDDAVVAARGRLPDAVLEPATVVVERARARMALSGEYTVVALAGSTGSGKSSLFNALAGADLAVPGVRRPTTGQPMAAVWPAPTTSDSPAGAARRAEPFGRPAADARSGGAHALLDWLAVDQRHVLDRANPEAEPLGGETVATGLVLLDLPDHDSVETTHRMRAERLYERVDLLVWVVDPQKYADAALHVRYLRPLAAHADVVVLVLNHADRLTPDELERCLADLARLAAQDGLGTVPVLATSTRTGVGVAELRERLVEAARRRAAATDRVRADVRTTAGAVLAACGAAPAPVVERDARARLVDELQVAAGIPAVVEAVRRSAARRARGATGWPPTRWLASMRADPLRRLGLGTGRGTPGRPDLSRTSLPPFGPVARSRASSAVRAYCDAAMAGAPDTWVLSARARATAVGLGDALDQAVAGTALVAERPPAWWRVLGWLQWVLLGVVVVGLVWLGLLAGSTYARLPEPTTPTWWGLPAPTVLAIGGVVAGVLVALTGRLLGAVGARRAASRARRHLRLAVEVVVGERVVDPVSAELLALAQCRDAARRAAA from the coding sequence GTGACGGCCCGCCGCCGGTCGCCGGGCAGCGGGCTCGATCTTGCCGCGCGCATCGAGGCGCTCGACGACGCCGTCGTGGCCGCCCGCGGCCGGTTGCCCGACGCGGTCCTGGAGCCGGCCACCGTCGTCGTCGAGCGCGCCCGAGCGCGCATGGCCCTGTCCGGCGAGTACACGGTCGTGGCCCTGGCGGGGTCGACGGGTTCGGGCAAGTCGTCGCTCTTCAATGCGCTCGCGGGTGCCGACCTCGCCGTGCCGGGGGTGCGTCGGCCGACGACCGGCCAGCCGATGGCCGCCGTGTGGCCCGCCCCGACGACATCGGACAGTCCGGCCGGAGCAGCACGCAGGGCGGAACCGTTCGGCCGGCCGGCCGCCGACGCGCGCAGCGGCGGGGCGCACGCGCTGCTCGACTGGCTCGCGGTCGACCAGCGCCACGTGCTCGACCGCGCGAACCCGGAGGCCGAGCCGCTTGGCGGCGAGACGGTCGCGACAGGACTGGTGCTGCTCGACCTCCCCGACCACGACTCCGTCGAGACGACACACCGGATGCGCGCCGAGCGCCTCTACGAGCGCGTCGACCTGCTCGTGTGGGTCGTCGACCCGCAGAAGTACGCCGACGCCGCCCTGCACGTGCGCTACCTGCGCCCGCTCGCCGCGCATGCGGACGTCGTCGTGCTCGTGCTCAACCATGCCGACCGGCTCACACCCGACGAGCTCGAGCGGTGCCTGGCGGACCTCGCTCGCCTTGCCGCGCAGGACGGCCTCGGTACCGTGCCGGTCCTGGCCACGAGCACGCGCACCGGCGTGGGCGTCGCGGAGCTGCGCGAGCGTCTCGTGGAGGCTGCACGTCGACGCGCCGCCGCGACCGACCGTGTTCGTGCCGACGTGCGCACGACCGCCGGTGCGGTGCTGGCGGCCTGCGGGGCCGCACCTGCACCGGTCGTCGAGCGGGACGCGCGAGCGCGGCTCGTGGACGAGCTCCAGGTGGCCGCTGGGATCCCGGCGGTAGTCGAGGCCGTGCGCCGATCGGCCGCGCGCCGGGCGCGTGGTGCGACCGGGTGGCCACCCACGCGGTGGCTCGCCTCGATGCGCGCCGACCCGCTGCGCCGCCTCGGGCTGGGCACCGGGCGCGGCACACCCGGCCGGCCCGACCTCTCCCGGACCTCGCTGCCCCCGTTCGGCCCCGTGGCCCGCTCGCGCGCGTCGAGCGCGGTCCGGGCCTACTGCGACGCCGCCATGGCCGGTGCGCCGGACACGTGGGTCCTGAGCGCGCGGGCCCGCGCCACCGCCGTCGGCCTGGGCGACGCGCTCGACCAGGCGGTGGCAGGTACCGCGCTCGTCGCAGAGCGGCCACCGGCGTGGTGGCGGGTGCTCGGCTGGCTGCAGTGGGTGCTGCTCGGTGTGGTGGTCGTGGGTCTCGTCTGGCTCGGACTGCTCGCGGGGTCGACCTACGCGCGCCTGCCCGAACCGACGACGCCGACCTGGTGGGGCCTGCCGGCGCCGACGGTGCTGGCGATCGGCGGCGTGGTCGCGGGCGTCCTGGTAGCGCTGACAGGCCGGCTGCTCGGCGCGGTGGGTGCCCGTCGTGCCGCGAGCCGCGCGCGACGTCACCTGCGGCTCGCGGTCGAGGTCGTCGTCGGCGAGCGCGTCGTCGACCCCGTGTCCGCCGAGCTGCTGGCCCTGGCGCAGTGCCGTGACGCCGCTCGGCGCGCCGCTGCCTGA
- a CDS encoding SDR family oxidoreductase, whose translation MPDDTDRIPDLLPEPVAATLAGLVPGQPGSAGRAEPAPLVAVTGVTGYVGGRLVPELLAAGYRVRAVARHPDRLRGRSWFADVETAVADAAEPAQIRAALDGVDVAYYLIHSLGTGHAFEARDRHTALVFAQAAREAGVRRIVYLGGLHPHGEELSPHLASRTEVGEILLASGVPTTVLRAAVILGSGSASFEMMRYLTERLPAMTVPRWVENRIQPIAIRDVLRYLVGSAAMPPDVSRGFDIGGPDVLTYREMMQRYAAIAGLPRRLIVGVGVLTPRLSSLWVSLVTPVPAGLARPLVESLVHEVICKEHDIARLVPDPPGGLIGFDRAVRLALRRVQDADVTTRWSSASVPGAPSDPLPSDPDWAGGSLYVDERRVTVEASPKALWRVIEAVGGERGWYSWALAWQVRGLLDRVVGGPGLRRGRRVQGQLLVDDAVDFWRVEEVVPGQVLRLRAEMRLPGLAWLELRVEPGADDQHTVFAQRALFHPHGLAGQLYWWAVYPFHGVVFGGMQRGIARAAATVEKSRTDR comes from the coding sequence ATGCCCGACGACACGGACCGCATCCCTGACCTGCTCCCCGAGCCGGTCGCCGCGACGCTCGCGGGACTCGTCCCCGGGCAGCCGGGCAGCGCGGGTCGGGCCGAGCCGGCACCGCTCGTGGCCGTCACGGGAGTTACCGGGTACGTCGGTGGCCGGCTGGTGCCCGAGCTCCTCGCCGCGGGCTACCGCGTGCGCGCCGTCGCCCGCCACCCGGACCGCCTGCGCGGTCGCTCGTGGTTCGCTGACGTCGAGACCGCCGTGGCCGACGCCGCTGAGCCGGCGCAGATCCGCGCCGCGCTCGACGGGGTGGACGTCGCGTACTACCTCATCCACTCGCTCGGCACAGGCCACGCCTTCGAGGCGCGCGACCGCCACACCGCGCTCGTGTTCGCCCAGGCGGCCCGCGAGGCCGGCGTGCGCCGGATCGTCTACCTCGGCGGCCTCCACCCCCACGGCGAGGAGCTCTCCCCGCACCTCGCGTCGCGCACCGAGGTCGGCGAGATCCTGCTCGCGTCCGGCGTCCCGACGACCGTCCTGCGCGCCGCCGTCATCCTCGGGTCGGGCTCGGCGTCGTTCGAGATGATGCGCTACCTCACCGAGCGGCTGCCCGCCATGACCGTCCCCCGGTGGGTCGAGAACCGGATCCAGCCCATCGCCATCCGCGACGTCCTGCGGTACCTCGTCGGGTCCGCGGCGATGCCTCCGGACGTGAGTCGCGGCTTCGACATCGGCGGGCCCGACGTGCTGACCTACCGGGAGATGATGCAGCGCTACGCGGCGATCGCGGGGCTCCCGCGCCGGCTGATCGTCGGGGTCGGCGTCCTCACCCCGCGCCTGTCGAGCCTGTGGGTCTCCCTCGTCACACCCGTGCCGGCGGGGCTCGCCCGACCGCTCGTCGAGTCGCTCGTGCACGAGGTGATCTGCAAGGAGCACGACATCGCGCGCCTCGTCCCGGACCCGCCGGGAGGGCTCATCGGCTTCGACCGTGCGGTGCGGCTCGCACTGCGGCGGGTCCAGGACGCCGACGTGACCACGCGCTGGTCGTCGGCATCGGTCCCGGGGGCGCCGAGCGACCCGCTGCCGAGCGACCCGGACTGGGCGGGCGGCTCGCTGTACGTCGACGAGCGGCGCGTGACGGTCGAGGCCTCCCCCAAGGCGCTGTGGCGCGTCATCGAGGCCGTCGGCGGGGAGCGGGGCTGGTACTCCTGGGCGCTCGCGTGGCAGGTGCGGGGGCTGCTCGACCGCGTCGTCGGCGGTCCGGGGCTGCGCCGCGGGAGGCGCGTCCAGGGTCAGCTGCTCGTCGACGACGCCGTCGACTTCTGGCGCGTCGAGGAGGTCGTGCCGGGCCAGGTGCTGCGCCTGCGAGCCGAGATGCGCCTGCCCGGGCTTGCGTGGCTCGAGCTCCGGGTCGAGCCGGGGGCGGATGACCAGCACACCGTCTTCGCCCAGCGCGCGCTCTTCCACCCGCACGGCCTCGCGGGACAGCTCTACTGGTGGGCGGTCTACCCGTTCCACGGAGTCGTGTTCGGGGGCATGCAGCGCGGCATCGCGCGGGCCGCCGCGACGGTCGAGAAGTCCCGCACCGATCGCTGA
- a CDS encoding dynamin family protein yields the protein MDDRRHGETLDTLGVLRSRVADVRLALDLPSAVRARVDRAQLLDQIDDYLLPRLRSDAAPLLVVVGGSTGAGKSTLVNSLVGVQVSPAGVLRPTTRWPVLVHHPLDERWFSTDRILPGLPRLTEGDGAAAPDREPGARTGLRLVASDALPLGLALLDAPDIDSIVEENRALATQLLGAADLWLFVTTAARYADAVPWELLEAAQRRRVHLALVLDRVDAGAVTPVATHLRQMLDAHGLHDATILLVPESVPVAGLLPERSVGAVADWLTALGGDPAARATVIAGTRDGVTRDVLVRAGAVAAAADDQRHADARLRAAVTAAYADAADQVLRATSDGTLLRGEVLARWQDVVGTGEFIRAVEQKVSRARDRLVAAVRGRRAPEPALATAIGHGLEAVVLDAAEEAAERAHAVWRNDPSGAGLLHGLDLSRSSSELRGQVADQIRAWQSDVLALVEEEGAGKRSTARAVSYGVNGIGAALMVAVFASTGGLTGAEVGIAGGTALLAQRLLEAVFGDEAVRQLTRRAHERLAERVRAVLAGQSARYTAQLDALGTAEVSGDAVRAAVRDVAASQDAVESARATDGAAPSADDAGSSGASQGHLRGAGLGPALIDDATLRAAAPGTAQAEGTGTNRLRAWWRKVVRGDESAT from the coding sequence GTGGACGATCGGCGGCACGGCGAGACCCTCGACACGCTCGGGGTGCTGCGCTCGCGTGTCGCCGACGTCCGTCTGGCCCTCGACCTGCCGTCAGCGGTCCGCGCCCGCGTGGACCGTGCCCAGCTGCTCGACCAGATCGACGACTACCTCCTGCCGCGCCTGCGGTCGGACGCGGCGCCGCTGCTCGTCGTCGTCGGCGGGTCGACGGGAGCGGGGAAGTCGACGCTCGTCAACTCGCTTGTCGGCGTCCAGGTGAGCCCTGCGGGTGTCCTGCGTCCGACGACGCGCTGGCCGGTGCTCGTCCACCACCCGCTCGACGAGCGGTGGTTCAGCACCGATCGCATCCTCCCCGGCCTCCCACGCCTGACGGAGGGCGACGGTGCCGCCGCCCCCGACCGCGAGCCGGGCGCCCGAACCGGGCTGCGGCTCGTTGCGTCGGATGCGCTGCCGCTCGGGCTCGCGCTCCTCGACGCGCCGGACATCGACTCGATCGTCGAGGAGAACCGGGCCCTGGCGACGCAGCTCCTCGGCGCTGCCGACCTGTGGCTCTTCGTCACGACAGCGGCGCGGTACGCCGACGCCGTCCCGTGGGAGCTGCTCGAGGCGGCCCAGCGTCGCCGCGTCCACCTTGCGCTCGTCCTCGACCGTGTCGACGCGGGCGCCGTGACCCCGGTTGCGACCCACCTGCGTCAGATGCTCGACGCGCACGGGCTGCATGACGCGACGATCCTGCTCGTCCCGGAGAGCGTCCCGGTCGCCGGGCTGCTGCCGGAGCGGTCGGTCGGCGCGGTCGCCGACTGGCTCACGGCCCTCGGCGGCGACCCGGCCGCCCGCGCCACGGTCATCGCCGGCACGCGCGACGGCGTCACGCGCGACGTGCTCGTGCGGGCGGGTGCCGTCGCCGCGGCCGCCGACGACCAGCGCCACGCGGACGCCCGTCTGCGGGCGGCGGTGACCGCCGCATATGCCGACGCCGCCGACCAGGTCCTGCGGGCGACGTCCGACGGCACGCTGCTGCGCGGTGAGGTGCTCGCACGCTGGCAGGACGTCGTCGGGACCGGTGAGTTCATCCGGGCGGTCGAGCAGAAGGTGTCGCGCGCGCGCGACCGGCTCGTCGCGGCCGTGCGGGGTCGGCGTGCTCCCGAGCCCGCGCTCGCGACGGCCATCGGGCACGGCCTCGAGGCGGTCGTCCTCGACGCGGCCGAGGAGGCCGCCGAACGCGCGCACGCCGTCTGGCGCAACGACCCGTCGGGTGCGGGCCTGCTCCACGGGCTGGACCTGTCGCGCTCGTCGAGCGAGCTGCGCGGGCAGGTCGCCGACCAGATCCGCGCCTGGCAGTCCGACGTGCTCGCGCTCGTCGAGGAGGAGGGCGCCGGCAAGCGCTCCACGGCGCGTGCCGTCTCCTACGGGGTCAACGGGATCGGTGCCGCGCTCATGGTGGCCGTCTTCGCCTCGACCGGTGGCCTCACGGGCGCCGAGGTCGGGATCGCGGGGGGGACGGCACTGCTCGCCCAACGGCTCCTCGAGGCCGTGTTCGGGGACGAGGCGGTGCGCCAGCTCACGAGGCGCGCGCACGAGCGCCTTGCGGAGCGTGTCCGGGCCGTGCTCGCGGGCCAGTCCGCGCGGTACACCGCGCAGCTCGACGCGCTCGGGACGGCCGAGGTCAGCGGCGACGCCGTGCGCGCCGCGGTGCGCGACGTGGCCGCATCCCAGGACGCCGTGGAGAGTGCGCGGGCGACGGACGGCGCAGCCCCGTCGGCAGACGACGCCGGATCGAGCGGCGCCAGTCAGGGGCACCTGCGCGGTGCCGGGCTCGGTCCCGCGCTGATCGACGACGCGACGCTCCGTGCTGCCGCGCCTGGCACCGCCCAGGCAGAGGGCACCGGCACGAACCGGCTGCGCGCGTGGTGGCGCAAGGTCGTGCGCGGCGACGAGTCGGCCACGTGA
- a CDS encoding single-stranded DNA-binding protein, with translation MSTNELTLTLVGWLGTEPRHYPGTNGATPFTTFRMASTRRWFDRDKGVWADGRTEWFTVKSWRSAARNVAESLRKGDPVVVHGRLSTEEWTGPDGSRTTLVLDAIAIGPDLAYGSARYSRTVHGSGTGPDGAEGDVAAGDDERAPADLSPDELDDLALDDDAVSDDTAEPDPLDRLAEEALSLAGAR, from the coding sequence ATGAGCACCAACGAGCTGACCCTGACACTGGTCGGGTGGCTGGGCACCGAGCCGCGGCACTACCCGGGCACCAACGGCGCGACGCCGTTCACGACGTTCCGGATGGCGAGCACGCGCCGCTGGTTCGACCGCGACAAGGGCGTGTGGGCGGACGGCCGGACCGAGTGGTTCACCGTCAAGAGCTGGCGCAGCGCGGCCCGCAACGTCGCCGAGTCGCTGCGCAAGGGCGACCCCGTCGTCGTCCACGGGCGACTCTCGACCGAGGAGTGGACCGGCCCCGACGGCAGCCGGACGACCCTCGTGCTCGACGCGATCGCGATCGGCCCGGACCTCGCCTACGGCTCGGCCCGGTACTCCCGCACGGTCCACGGCAGCGGCACCGGACCCGACGGGGCCGAAGGCGACGTCGCGGCGGGTGACGACGAGCGGGCGCCGGCCGACCTGTCCCCGGACGAGCTCGACGACCTCGCGCTCGACGACGACGCAGTCAGCGACGACACTGCCGAGCCCGACCCGCTCGACCGTCTGGCCGAGGAGGCGCTCTCGCTCGCCGGCGCGAGGTGA
- a CDS encoding acyl-CoA thioesterase, whose amino-acid sequence MARLEVDVQLRWSDMDAYAHVNNVEMLRLLEEARIEAFWSHPAAPDGTAVGSAWPTAVLDAGPGAALSTLVARQEIEYLRPLGYRRAPVVVELWIGHLGSASLDVCYEVRDAPSADGGTVYARAITTLVLVDASGAPTRIGRDVRAAWEPYVEAPVELRRRR is encoded by the coding sequence ATGGCAAGGCTTGAGGTCGACGTGCAGCTGCGGTGGTCCGACATGGACGCGTACGCGCACGTGAACAACGTCGAGATGCTTCGCCTCCTGGAGGAGGCCCGGATCGAGGCGTTCTGGAGCCACCCGGCGGCGCCCGACGGCACAGCGGTCGGCAGCGCGTGGCCGACGGCCGTGCTCGACGCCGGGCCCGGGGCCGCGCTGTCGACGCTCGTGGCGCGCCAGGAGATCGAGTACCTCCGCCCGCTCGGGTACCGCCGAGCGCCCGTCGTCGTCGAGCTCTGGATCGGGCACCTGGGGTCCGCCAGCCTCGACGTCTGCTACGAGGTGCGGGACGCCCCGTCGGCGGACGGCGGCACGGTGTACGCGCGTGCCATTACGACGCTCGTGCTCGTCGACGCGTCCGGCGCGCCGACGCGCATCGGGCGAGACGTCCGGGCGGCATGGGAGCCGTACGTCGAGGCTCCGGTCGAGCTGCGTCGTCGTCGCTGA